The Oryctolagus cuniculus chromosome 5, mOryCun1.1, whole genome shotgun sequence genome includes a region encoding these proteins:
- the FGD2 gene encoding FYVE, RhoGEF and PH domain-containing protein 2: protein MEGAREEKLMSVSSLVTVFENCRTPGAGPEAHQQEEVPHCPGGRPPPLPGPWEKPDVEVAPAALPRTVSRRYLSSLKNKLSGGAWRKSCQPGTCPGPETQEPEKRIVQELVETEQAYVARLHLLDQVFFQELLREARSSKAFPEDVVRLIFSNISSIHQFHAQFFLPELQRRLDDWAATPRIGDVIQKLAPFLKMYSEYVKNFERAAELLAAWTDKSPPFQEVIARIQSSEASGNLSLQHHMLEPVQRIPRYELLLKDYVQKLPAQAPDRADAQKALDMIFSAAQHSNAAIAEMERLQDLWEVYQRLGLEDDIVDPSNALLREGPVLKISFRRNDPMERYLFLFNNMLLYCVPKVIQVGAHFQVRTRIDVAGMKVRALMDPEFPHSFLVSGKQRTLELQARSQEEMISWLQACQAAIDQVEKRNETFKAAVQGSEGGLQEPQLQSEELGLRAPQWVRDKMVTMCMRCREPFNALTRRRHHCRACGYVVCARCSEYRAELKYNANRPSRVCLDCYAFLTGCVLPGNKDRRPGILEKGSSAGSGQSLMCSFLQLSGDKWGRSGSRGWCVIPQDDPLVLYVYAAPQDTRAHTSIPLLGYQVTAGPQGDPRLFQLQQSGQLYTFKADSEELRDRWVKAMERAAQGWGPGGPDAGDLCD, encoded by the exons ATGGAAGGGGCGAGGGAAGAGAAGCTGATGTCTGTGTCTAGCCTGGTCACTGTGTTTGAGAACTGCAG GACCCCAGGAGCAGGGCCCGAAGCCCACCAGCAGGAAGAGGTGCCTCACTGCCCTGGGGGCAggcctccacccctcccagggccgTGGGAGAAGCCGGATGTGGAGGTGGCCCCGGCGGCACTGCCCAGGACGGTCAGCAGGAGGTACCTGAGCTCCCTGAAGAACAAGCTGTCTGGCGGGGCCTGGAGGAAATCCTGCCAGCCTGGGACCTGCCCTGGGCCAGAGACGCAG GAGCCTGAGAAGAGGATCGTCCAGGAGCTAGTGGAGACGGAGCAGGCATACGTGGCACGCCTGCACCTGCTGGACCAG GTGTTCTTCCAGGAGTTGCTGAGGGAGGCCCGCAGCAGCAAGGCCTTCCCTGAGGACGTGGTCAGGCTCATCTTCTCCAACATctcctccatccaccagttccACGCGCAGTTCTTCCTCCCTGAGCTGCAACGGCGCCTGGACGACTG GGCGGCCACCCCCCGCATTGGCGACGTGATCCAGAAACTGGCCCCGTTCCTCAAGATGTACAGTGAGTACGTCAAGAACTTTGAGCGAGCGGCGGAGCTGCTGGCCGCCTGGACCGACAAGTCTCCGCCCTTCCAGGAGGTGATCGCCCGCATCCAG AGCAGCGAGGCCTCGGGCAACCTGAGCCTGCAGCACCACATGCTGGAGCCCGTGCAGAGAATCCCCCGCTACGAGCTGCTGCTCAAAGACTACGTGCAGAAGCTCCCGGCCCAGGCCCCGGACCGGGCTGACGCCCAGA AGGCTCTCGATATGATCTTCTCGGCGGCTCAGCACTCCAACGCGGCCATCGCCGAGATG GAGCGGCTGCAGGACCTGTGGGAGGTGTACCAGCGCCTGGGCCTTGAGGACGACATAGTGGACCCCTCCAATGCCCTGCTCCGTGAGGGTCCCGTCCTCAAGATCTCCTTCCGCCGCAATGACCCCATGGAGCGCTACCTTTTCTTG ttCAACAACATGCTGCTCTACTGCGTGCCCAAGGTCATCCAGGTGGGCGCCCACTTCCAAGTGAGGACCCGCATCGATGTGGCCGGGATGAAG GTGCGGGCGCTGATGGATCCCGAGTTCCCCCACTCCTTCCTGGTGTCCGGGAAGCAGCGCACCCTGGAGCTACAGGCGCG GTCCCAGGAGGAAATGATTTCCTGGCTACAG GCCTGCCAAGCAGCCATCGACCAAGTAGAAAAGCGCAATGAAACCTTCAAGGCGGCGGTGCAGGGGTCCGAAGGCGGCCTCCAGGAGCCGCAG CTGCAGTCCGAGGAGCTGGGCCTCCGGGCGCCGCAGTGGGTCCGCGACAAGATGGTCACCATGTGCATGCGCTGCCGGGAGCCCTTCAACGCCCTCACGCGCCGGCGCCACCACTGCCGCGCGTGCGGCTAC GTGGTGTGTGCCAGGTGCTCCGAGTACCGGGCTGAGCTCAAGTACAACGCGAACAGGCCCAGCCGCGTGTGCCTCGACTGCTACGCGTTCCTCACGGGCTGCGTACTCCCTGGCAACAAGGACAGGCGGCCAGGCATCCTGGAG AAAGGATCTTCGGCAGGGTCCGGCCAGAGTCTGATGTGCAGCTTCCTGCAGCTGAGCGGGGACAAGTGGGGCAGGAGCGGCTCCCGGGGCTGGTGCGTGATCCCCCAGGACGACCCCCTGGTGCTCTACGTCTACGCGGCACCCCAG GACACGCGGGCTCACACCTCCATCCCACTGCTGGGCTACCAGGTGACCGCTGGGCCCCAGGGGGACCCCCGGCTTTTCCAGCTGCAGCAGTCGGGCCAGCTGTACACCTTCAAGGCTGACTCGGAGGAGCTGCGAGACCGTTGGGTGAAGGCCATGGAGCGGgccgcccagggctggggccccgGGGGCCCTGATGCCGGGGACCTGTGCGACTGA